From the genome of Scytonema hofmannii PCC 7110, one region includes:
- a CDS encoding transposase: MRNLEDKRNKKRVSCGRLEQQFDLFEKANVWNLSLDEQHGGVESHQVYQVSVVGPVAVDTSWQAKLNTGFDVSAFVIDWDNQVVQCPQGFWSRIWRKTRDSNHNPLIEVVFERKTCAKCPVRSDCTSAQTAPRKIKLRPREEYDALQQRRDQQQTPEFQQHYARRSGVEGTISQAVGRFDLRRTRYFGLAKTHLQHVATACAINLTRFFAWSNHPIKAKTRTSSFATLRVEPA, from the coding sequence ATGAGAAATTTAGAGGATAAACGGAACAAGAAACGCGTCAGTTGTGGGCGATTGGAACAACAGTTTGATTTGTTTGAAAAGGCGAATGTATGGAATCTCAGCCTAGACGAGCAACATGGTGGGGTTGAAAGTCATCAGGTTTATCAAGTTTCTGTTGTTGGACCTGTGGCTGTTGATACTTCTTGGCAAGCCAAGTTAAACACAGGGTTTGATGTAAGTGCGTTTGTCATTGATTGGGACAATCAAGTTGTTCAATGTCCACAAGGTTTTTGGAGTCGAATTTGGCGCAAAACTCGTGACAGCAATCACAATCCTTTAATTGAAGTTGTCTTTGAGCGCAAGACTTGCGCGAAATGTCCTGTGAGAAGTGATTGTACTTCTGCTCAAACTGCTCCCAGAAAAATTAAGTTGCGACCTCGTGAAGAATATGATGCACTCCAACAGCGTCGCGATCAACAACAAACTCCAGAGTTTCAGCAACACTACGCACGCAGATCTGGTGTTGAGGGTACCATCTCCCAAGCTGTTGGTAGATTTGATTTGCGACGAACGCGATATTTTGGACTAGCTAAAACACATTTACAACACGTTGCCACTGCTTGTGCAATCAATTTAACGCGTTTTTTTGCTTGGTCAAATCATCCCATTAAAGCAAAAACTCGTACTAGTTCATTTGCTACTTTACGTGTTGAGCCTGCTTAA
- a CDS encoding protein kinase domain-containing protein: MLKEKETLVRRYEIIQHLCSGGFTETYLAEDKFLPDKPRCVVKQLRLRSLDPDTLKKARELFEAEAQVLDKLGTHDQIPQLLGYFEENQEFYLVEEYIDGENLEKELAQVKKLSEEKVLILLQEVLEVVKFVHQENVIHREIKPANIIRRKTDNKIVLTGFGAVKQVQTQIVTAEGETSFTIPVGTKGYMANEVLGGKPRRSSDIYALGITAIHALTGKDPGKDDPPELEQDPRTRELIWRKHANVNNRLATILDKMIKSHFRDRYQVVDEVLEDLQKLQNSWENTVSTFTSTIATKKLPSLRLPKFKYVFAILVAIGIVSAIPQLLPSLPKLSVVHLSSNTEALFQEGKKLATDGKYEEAIRVYDKALKHNPKNAHDIWEARAIALFGLEKYEDSLTSIVICQ; the protein is encoded by the coding sequence ATGCTAAAAGAAAAAGAGACTTTAGTCAGGCGTTATGAAATAATTCAGCATCTTTGTAGTGGGGGATTTACAGAAACATATTTAGCTGAAGATAAATTTTTACCTGATAAACCTCGCTGCGTAGTTAAACAACTCAGACTGCGATCGCTCGACCCCGATACCCTTAAAAAAGCTAGAGAGTTATTTGAAGCAGAAGCTCAAGTCTTGGATAAATTGGGAACTCATGACCAAATTCCACAACTCCTAGGTTACTTTGAAGAAAACCAAGAATTTTATCTTGTTGAAGAATATATCGATGGCGAGAATTTAGAAAAGGAACTAGCACAGGTAAAAAAACTGAGTGAAGAGAAAGTTTTAATTCTGTTACAAGAAGTATTGGAAGTTGTCAAATTTGTACATCAAGAAAATGTCATTCATCGCGAGATCAAACCTGCAAATATTATTCGTCGCAAAACTGATAACAAAATAGTGCTGACAGGTTTTGGTGCAGTTAAACAAGTTCAGACACAAATAGTGACTGCTGAGGGAGAAACGAGCTTTACCATACCTGTTGGAACTAAAGGTTATATGGCTAATGAAGTTTTAGGTGGTAAACCTCGTCGTAGCAGTGATATCTACGCTTTGGGAATAACAGCCATTCATGCGCTGACTGGAAAAGACCCAGGAAAGGACGATCCACCTGAATTAGAACAAGATCCTCGTACTAGAGAACTTATCTGGCGCAAGCACGCTAACGTCAACAACCGACTCGCTACAATTTTAGACAAAATGATTAAGTCACACTTTAGAGACCGCTACCAAGTGGTAGATGAAGTGTTAGAAGATTTGCAGAAGTTACAAAACTCTTGGGAAAATACAGTCAGTACGTTTACCTCGACGATCGCCACCAAAAAATTACCTTCTTTACGGCTACCAAAGTTTAAGTATGTCTTTGCTATTTTAGTCGCCATTGGTATAGTTTCTGCAATCCCCCAACTTTTACCATCTCTTCCTAAACTATCGGTTGTTCATTTATCAAGCAACACTGAAGCACTATTCCAAGAAGGAAAGAAACTTGCTACAGATGGTAAGTATGAAGAAGCTATTCGCGTATATGATAAAGCTCTAAAACACAATCCAAAGAACGCTCATGATATTTGGGAAGCAAGAGCGATCGCTTTATTCGGTTTAGAAAAATACGAAGATTCTTTAACATCTATTGTCATTTGTCAATAG
- a CDS encoding HNH endonuclease: MAIPDKIRSEVLARAGFRCEYCKTYSRLIGMPLVMEHILPKAAGGKDESENLAASCYRCNEFKGAKTHAIDPQTSQLVPLFNPRQQSWREHFNWVNGGTHVAGLTPIGRATVIALRLNNEYITEARVLWIESNWHPPSKEF; encoded by the coding sequence ATGGCAATTCCTGACAAAATTCGTTCTGAAGTGTTAGCAAGGGCAGGCTTTAGGTGTGAGTATTGCAAAACTTATTCCCGCTTGATTGGTATGCCTTTGGTAATGGAGCATATCCTTCCTAAAGCTGCTGGAGGTAAAGATGAATCTGAAAATTTGGCAGCTTCCTGTTATCGGTGTAACGAATTTAAAGGTGCAAAAACCCATGCAATTGATCCACAAACAAGTCAATTAGTGCCGTTATTTAATCCAAGGCAACAATCTTGGCGAGAGCATTTTAATTGGGTAAATGGTGGAACTCATGTTGCTGGTCTAACACCTATAGGTCGCGCAACTGTAATTGCTTTGCGACTAAATAACGAGTACATAACAGAGGCGAGAGTATTGTGGATTGAGAGTAATTGGCATCCTCCTTCAAAGGAATTCTAG